A section of the Diabrotica virgifera virgifera chromosome 8, PGI_DIABVI_V3a genome encodes:
- the LOC114334952 gene encoding cuticle protein 8-like — MGFGQKILVPLVLIEMSLLVTSRIIYDHQQEDNHEGQQVQYTNYYGHEESATTAHFQQPVQFPEEHSQGLHKEEHIDYYAPAKYSFKYGVNDYHTGDIKSQHESRDGDTVKGQYTLVEPDGSIRTVDYTADKHSGFNAVVRKSGPTKHIEGRHLEHQPEEEQHIPQHHLAEDHVLPQYQLEHQQALEEDVEEGHLEAEDASQYEEEEH; from the exons AAAATTCTAGTCCCTCTAGTCCTTATAGAAATGTCCCTACTGGTTACATCCAGAATAATATATGACCATCAGCAAGAAGATAATCACGAAGGGCAACAAGTTCAATACACCAATTACTATGGTCACGAAGAGTCTGCCACAACAGCACATTTCCAACAACCCGTCCAGTTTCCCGAGGAACATAGCCAAGGTTTGCACAAAGAGGAACACATCGATTATTAC gcacCAGCCAAGTATTCCTTCAAATATGGAGTCAACGACTACCACACTGGCGATATAAAAAGCCAACACGAATCCAGAGACGGAGATACTGTCAAAGGCCAATACACACTTGTAGAACCCGACGGATCTATCAGAACTGTAGACTACACTGCTGACAAACACAGTGGATTTAACGCAGTAGTGCGCAAATCAGGTCCCACAAAACACATAGAAGGAAGGCATCTGGAACACCAACCCGAAGAAGAGCAACATATACCTCAGCATCATTTGGCAGAAGATCATGTTTTACCGCAGTATCAACTGGAACACCAACAGGCTTTGGAAGAAGATGTTGAAGAAGGACATCTGGAAGCTGAAGATGCTAGTCAATATGAAGAAGAAGAGCATTAG